From one Nocardioides yefusunii genomic stretch:
- a CDS encoding LLM class flavin-dependent oxidoreductase — MRITFAPWGETLAELADAARRAEEAGAEIVWVPELHRSAAVAAAALAQATTTAKVGTAIQLAFTRSPMITALEALDIDELAEGRFILGLGTGVQRLNESWHNARWGKPVGHMREVVRNVRHFVANAHTGDEIALEGEFEPMNIRGYERPHAPTRTEIPIYLAAMGPAMTRLAGRIGDGWISHELCSPSYLAERILPEINAGLEKAGRERSEIDLVVSACCSVDEDPQAAFDRVKAHVGFYASVRTYADFFEFHGLGEAQQAVIEAFRAGKGADYLGDVVTQEMTDAITLNGNRERVIEQISAYEGIADAVKLSAPTHGLSAAEIRKGQDEVIGLIAAIKGGTQ; from the coding sequence ATGCGGATCACCTTCGCCCCCTGGGGAGAGACGCTCGCGGAGCTCGCCGACGCCGCACGCCGTGCGGAAGAGGCCGGCGCCGAGATCGTCTGGGTCCCCGAGCTGCACCGCTCCGCCGCCGTCGCTGCCGCGGCGCTGGCCCAGGCCACCACGACCGCCAAGGTCGGCACGGCCATCCAGCTCGCGTTCACCCGCAGCCCGATGATCACCGCTCTCGAGGCGCTCGACATCGACGAGCTCGCCGAGGGTCGCTTCATCCTCGGTCTCGGCACCGGCGTCCAGCGACTCAACGAGTCCTGGCACAACGCACGCTGGGGCAAGCCGGTCGGTCACATGCGCGAGGTGGTCCGCAACGTCCGTCACTTCGTGGCGAACGCTCACACCGGTGACGAGATCGCCCTCGAGGGCGAGTTCGAGCCGATGAACATCCGCGGCTACGAGCGTCCCCACGCTCCCACCCGCACCGAGATCCCGATCTACCTGGCTGCCATGGGCCCGGCGATGACCCGCCTGGCCGGTCGCATCGGTGACGGCTGGATCTCCCACGAGCTCTGCTCCCCGTCCTACCTGGCCGAGCGGATCCTCCCCGAGATCAACGCCGGTCTGGAGAAGGCCGGTCGCGAGCGCTCCGAGATCGACCTCGTCGTCTCCGCGTGCTGCTCCGTCGACGAGGACCCGCAGGCGGCCTTCGACCGCGTCAAGGCGCACGTCGGGTTCTACGCCTCGGTCCGCACCTACGCCGACTTCTTCGAGTTCCACGGCCTGGGCGAGGCCCAGCAGGCCGTCATCGAGGCCTTCCGTGCCGGCAAGGGCGCCGACTACCTCGGCGACGTCGTCACCCAGGAGATGACCGACGCGATCACCCTCAACGGCAACCGTGAGCGCGTGATCGAGCAGATCAGCGCCTACGAGGGGATCGCCGACGCCGTCAAGCTCTCCGCACCCACCCACGGCCTCAGCGCCGCCGAGATCCGCAAGGGTCAGGACGAGGTCATCGGCCTCATCGCAGCCATCAAGGGAGGCACCCAGTGA
- the katG gene encoding catalase/peroxidase HPI: MNESSGKCPVLHGQPHPGQGDSNKNWWPNTLNLKILAKNPEATNPHDPDFDYKAAFESLDLAAVKEDLRAVLTDSQDWWPADFGHYGGLFVRMAWHASGTYRSGDGRGGAGHGQHRFAPQNSWPDNGNLDKARRLIWPVKKKYGQKISWGDLMILAGNVAMEDMGFPTFGFAGGRPDVYEPDADVYWGPETEWLDDKRYSGDRDLLDPLAAVQMGLIYVNPEGPNGVPDPLASAKDIRETFKRMGMNDEETVALIAGGHTFGKTHGAGDAALVGPEPEAAPIEEQGLGWKSSHKSGKGIDAITSGLEVTWTYNPTRWDNEFFHILFSYEWELFESPAGAKQWRPVNNGGSNLVPEADGSGKREPRMLTSDLALRFDPIYAEISKKFKDDQDAFTEAFARAWFKLTHRDMGPKARYLGPEVPAEDLIWQDPLPVHTGEALTDADVETLKAAIVATGLSNSELVATAWASAASFRSSDKRGGANGARIALAPQKDWTVNNPERTAKVIAALREVKAGFDTETKQVSLADLIVLAGGVGIEQAAAAAGTPVTVPFTGGRVDATQEQTDVENFAWLEPRYDGFRNYLEKKSKAATEYLLLDRANLLGVTAPEMTVLVAGLRVLDTNWDGSKTGVFTDRPGVLTRDFLTNLLDYQVWTPVEGTEEELFTSDKGFTGSRYDLIFGSNSELRSYAEVYAGDDASAKFVNDFAAAWAKVMDNDRFDLR; the protein is encoded by the coding sequence ATGAACGAGTCCAGCGGAAAGTGCCCCGTGCTCCACGGCCAGCCGCACCCGGGCCAGGGAGACTCCAACAAGAACTGGTGGCCCAACACCCTCAACCTGAAGATCCTCGCCAAGAACCCCGAGGCGACGAACCCGCACGACCCCGACTTCGACTACAAGGCTGCGTTCGAGTCCCTCGACCTCGCTGCGGTCAAGGAGGACCTGCGTGCGGTCCTGACCGACTCGCAGGACTGGTGGCCGGCTGACTTCGGTCACTACGGCGGCCTCTTCGTCCGCATGGCGTGGCACGCCTCGGGCACCTACCGCTCCGGCGACGGCCGCGGTGGTGCCGGTCACGGCCAGCACCGCTTCGCCCCCCAGAACTCCTGGCCCGACAACGGCAACCTGGACAAGGCTCGCCGCCTGATCTGGCCGGTCAAGAAGAAGTACGGCCAGAAGATCTCCTGGGGCGACCTGATGATCCTCGCCGGCAACGTCGCGATGGAGGACATGGGCTTCCCGACCTTCGGCTTCGCCGGTGGTCGCCCGGACGTCTACGAGCCCGACGCCGACGTCTACTGGGGTCCCGAGACCGAGTGGCTCGACGACAAGCGTTACTCCGGTGACCGCGACCTGCTCGACCCGCTGGCCGCTGTCCAGATGGGTCTCATCTACGTCAACCCCGAGGGCCCCAACGGCGTCCCGGACCCGCTGGCCTCGGCCAAGGACATCCGCGAGACGTTCAAGCGCATGGGCATGAACGACGAGGAGACCGTCGCCCTCATCGCCGGTGGTCACACCTTCGGCAAGACCCACGGTGCCGGCGACGCCGCCCTCGTGGGCCCCGAGCCCGAGGCCGCCCCGATCGAGGAGCAGGGCCTGGGCTGGAAGTCCTCGCACAAGTCCGGCAAGGGCATCGACGCCATCACCTCTGGCCTCGAGGTCACCTGGACCTACAACCCCACCCGCTGGGACAACGAGTTCTTCCACATCCTGTTCTCCTACGAGTGGGAGCTCTTCGAGTCCCCGGCCGGCGCCAAGCAGTGGCGCCCGGTCAACAACGGTGGTTCCAACCTCGTTCCCGAGGCCGACGGCTCGGGCAAGCGCGAGCCGCGCATGCTCACCTCTGACCTCGCGCTCCGCTTCGACCCGATCTACGCCGAGATCTCGAAGAAGTTCAAGGACGACCAGGACGCCTTCACCGAGGCGTTCGCCCGTGCCTGGTTCAAGCTGACCCACCGTGACATGGGCCCCAAGGCCCGCTACCTCGGCCCCGAGGTCCCGGCCGAGGACCTCATCTGGCAGGACCCGCTCCCGGTCCACACCGGTGAGGCCCTGACTGACGCCGACGTCGAGACGCTGAAGGCCGCCATCGTCGCGACCGGTCTGTCGAACTCCGAGCTCGTCGCCACTGCGTGGGCCTCGGCTGCGTCCTTCCGTTCCTCGGACAAGCGCGGCGGCGCCAACGGTGCCCGCATCGCTCTGGCTCCGCAGAAGGACTGGACGGTCAACAACCCCGAGCGCACCGCCAAGGTCATCGCGGCGCTGCGTGAGGTCAAGGCCGGCTTCGACACCGAGACCAAGCAGGTCTCCCTGGCCGACCTGATCGTCCTCGCCGGTGGCGTGGGCATCGAGCAGGCCGCTGCGGCTGCTGGCACCCCGGTCACCGTTCCGTTCACCGGTGGTCGCGTCGACGCCACCCAGGAGCAGACCGACGTCGAGAACTTCGCCTGGCTGGAGCCCCGTTACGACGGCTTCCGCAACTACCTGGAGAAGAAGTCGAAGGCTGCCACCGAGTACCTGCTGCTCGACCGCGCCAACCTGCTCGGCGTCACCGCCCCGGAGATGACTGTCCTGGTCGCGGGTCTCCGCGTCCTCGACACCAACTGGGACGGTTCGAAGACCGGTGTCTTCACCGACCGCCCCGGCGTCCTGACCCGGGACTTCCTGACCAACCTGCTCGACTACCAGGTCTGGACCCCGGTGGAGGGCACCGAGGAGGAGCTGTTCACCTCCGACAAGGGCTTCACCGGTTCGCGTTACGACCTGATCTTCGGCTCGAACTCGGAGCTCCGCTCCTACGCCGAGGTCTACGCCGGTGACGACGCGTCGGCCAAGTTCGTCAACGACTTCGCCGCTGCCTGGGCGAAGGTCATGGACAACGACCGCTTCGACCTGCGCTGA
- a CDS encoding MaoC family dehydratase has product MSWTESYPTEFVDHASIAVGDVVPPLTRTINLTDMVAYAGATWDWHKLHYDAEYVAEKKLPGPIVDGQVYGALLVEMIQDWLGPQSFVKKLDFAFRNLVFAGETLRCSGTVTEVVGNESGTGEITVTMQVVVVDAEGNDGRAAAAPCSAVVLLGTPDGPGASA; this is encoded by the coding sequence ATGAGCTGGACCGAGTCGTACCCGACCGAGTTCGTCGACCACGCCTCGATCGCCGTCGGCGACGTGGTGCCGCCCCTGACGCGCACCATCAACCTCACCGACATGGTCGCCTACGCCGGCGCCACCTGGGACTGGCACAAGCTCCACTACGACGCCGAGTACGTGGCGGAGAAGAAGCTGCCCGGCCCGATCGTCGACGGTCAGGTCTACGGCGCGCTGCTGGTCGAGATGATCCAGGACTGGCTCGGCCCGCAGTCCTTCGTGAAGAAGCTCGACTTCGCGTTCCGCAACCTCGTCTTCGCCGGTGAGACCCTGCGCTGCTCCGGCACCGTGACCGAGGTCGTCGGCAACGAGTCCGGCACCGGTGAGATCACCGTGACCATGCAGGTCGTCGTGGTGGACGCCGAGGGCAACGACGGTCGCGCCGCGGCCGCTCCGTGCTCGGCCGTCGTCCTGCTCGGCACCCCGGACGGTCCCGGAGCGTCGGCATGA
- a CDS encoding Fur family transcriptional regulator produces the protein MLTREPEELLRGASLRVTRPRLAVLRALAAAPHADADTVLKMVRADIGSVSTQAVYDVLGALTEAGIVRRIEPQGSPARFETRVGDNHHHVVCRTCGAIGDVDCAVGHTPCLTASDDRGFTIDEAEVVYWGTCPACSSS, from the coding sequence GTGCTGACGAGAGAGCCTGAAGAACTGCTGCGCGGAGCGTCCCTGCGGGTGACGCGACCCCGCCTCGCGGTCCTGCGTGCTCTCGCCGCTGCGCCGCACGCCGATGCCGACACTGTCCTGAAGATGGTGCGCGCGGACATCGGATCGGTCTCCACCCAGGCCGTCTACGACGTCCTCGGAGCGCTCACCGAGGCCGGCATCGTGCGCCGCATCGAACCGCAGGGTTCTCCTGCCCGGTTCGAGACGCGGGTGGGCGACAACCACCACCACGTGGTGTGTCGTACCTGCGGCGCGATCGGTGACGTCGACTGCGCGGTGGGCCACACCCCGTGCCTGACCGCGTCGGACGATCGGGGCTTCACCATCGACGAGGCCGAGGTCGTCTACTGGGGCACCTGCCCGGCGTGCTCGTCCAGCTGA
- a CDS encoding CaiB/BaiF CoA transferase family protein, with protein MSTAAPRKPLEDIRIISLEQYGAGPFGSVHLADLGAEIIKIEDPSVGGDVGRYVPPYFEEEDSLFFETFNRNKKSISIDIKTPEGRAVFEDLVRNADAVYSNLRGDVPEKIGITYEQLKHINPKIVCCSLTGFGMTGPRMKEPGYDYVLQGLAGWMELTGEPDGPPTKSGLSLVDFSGGYVAALSLMSGLHAAARDGVGMDCDVSLYDTAMAMLTYPATWHLNAGYQPSRISHSAHPSLVPFQAFQASDGWLVVGCAKEKFWQRLAVVIGRPEWALEDSPYATFSDRNERRAELIAELDAIFATNTVDHWLSLCYPASIPCGPINDVEQALKDEHLAARNMLVETEHPRYGTVKQLASPVRVGAEIPEYRRAPQRNEHAEEILTQVAGYDAAKIAELTAAGAFGAVKN; from the coding sequence GTGAGCACTGCAGCACCCCGCAAGCCGCTCGAGGACATCCGCATCATCTCGCTCGAACAGTACGGCGCCGGCCCCTTCGGGTCCGTGCACCTGGCTGACCTCGGTGCCGAGATCATCAAGATCGAGGACCCGAGCGTCGGCGGCGACGTCGGCCGCTACGTGCCCCCGTACTTCGAGGAGGAGGACTCCCTCTTCTTCGAGACCTTCAACCGCAACAAGAAGTCGATCTCGATCGACATCAAGACCCCCGAGGGTCGTGCGGTCTTCGAGGACCTCGTCCGCAACGCCGACGCCGTCTACTCCAACCTGCGCGGCGACGTGCCGGAGAAGATCGGCATCACCTACGAGCAGCTCAAGCACATCAACCCCAAGATCGTGTGCTGCTCGCTGACCGGCTTCGGCATGACCGGCCCCCGCATGAAGGAGCCCGGCTACGACTACGTGCTCCAGGGCCTCGCCGGCTGGATGGAGCTCACCGGTGAGCCCGACGGCCCGCCCACCAAGTCCGGCCTCTCCCTGGTCGACTTCTCCGGTGGCTACGTCGCCGCCCTGTCGCTGATGTCGGGCCTGCACGCCGCGGCCCGCGACGGCGTCGGCATGGACTGCGACGTCTCGCTGTACGACACCGCGATGGCGATGCTGACCTACCCCGCGACCTGGCACCTGAACGCCGGCTACCAGCCGTCGCGCATCAGCCACTCCGCGCACCCGTCGCTGGTTCCGTTCCAGGCCTTCCAGGCCTCCGACGGCTGGCTCGTCGTGGGCTGCGCCAAGGAGAAGTTCTGGCAGCGCCTCGCCGTCGTCATCGGACGCCCCGAGTGGGCCCTGGAGGACTCGCCGTACGCGACCTTCTCCGACCGCAACGAGCGTCGTGCCGAGCTGATCGCCGAGCTGGACGCGATCTTCGCGACCAACACCGTCGACCACTGGCTCTCGCTGTGCTACCCGGCCTCGATCCCGTGCGGCCCGATCAACGACGTCGAGCAGGCCCTCAAGGACGAGCACCTCGCTGCCCGCAACATGCTGGTCGAGACCGAGCACCCGCGCTACGGCACGGTCAAGCAGCTCGCCTCGCCGGTCCGCGTCGGCGCCGAGATCCCCGAGTACCGTCGCGCCCCGCAGCGCAACGAGCACGCCGAGGAGATCCTCACGCAGGTCGCCGGCTACGACGCGGCGAAGATCGCCGAGCTCACCGCCGCCGGAGCGTTCGGAGCCGTGAAGAACTGA
- a CDS encoding RidA family protein, whose product MTLNAIKPAEFPWFPYEGFTFCLGLTEGDDAWTSGHTSARQDAALGKMTVNGTMTEQAEIAYQKTLAILEAAGFTADDVTRITENVTKAGMHAYEDQAAVRRRIYGDRPTVRTVAVERLVRRNAWLEVELHATKGGGETLVATSTEPQAGTFRPSAITEGAHGVVYLPTVVPIDENGEVVFPGDFVAQYRYILEKAGEMLESVGLTLGHAVTTFDYSTPETRDVYRKTHWVRKELLGQNKNGVFPGAGGILMSELHAPGVMVAMDVTASRHELDVVNPGWSRYDTLTYAPGIKAGRMLFMSGFASLDMESQKALHDGDLGKQAEVTYGAIVHLLEHEGLTPADLLETTEYCVESYVGDYKAVAEVRERLLTAPWPASTGALCHSLLRPEFGLEVFPTALYPEDHPRITGSAAATEA is encoded by the coding sequence ATGACCCTGAACGCCATCAAGCCCGCCGAGTTCCCGTGGTTCCCCTACGAGGGCTTCACCTTCTGCCTCGGCCTCACCGAGGGCGACGACGCCTGGACCTCGGGCCACACCTCGGCCCGTCAGGACGCAGCCCTCGGCAAGATGACCGTCAACGGCACCATGACCGAGCAGGCCGAGATCGCGTACCAGAAGACCCTCGCGATCCTGGAGGCCGCCGGCTTCACCGCCGACGACGTCACCCGCATCACTGAGAACGTCACCAAGGCCGGCATGCACGCCTACGAGGACCAGGCTGCCGTGCGTCGTCGCATCTACGGCGACCGTCCGACCGTGCGCACCGTCGCCGTCGAGCGTCTCGTGCGTCGCAACGCCTGGCTCGAGGTCGAGCTGCACGCCACCAAGGGCGGCGGCGAGACCCTGGTCGCCACCTCCACCGAGCCGCAGGCCGGCACCTTCCGCCCCTCCGCGATCACTGAGGGTGCGCACGGCGTCGTCTACCTGCCCACCGTCGTCCCGATCGACGAGAACGGTGAGGTCGTCTTCCCCGGTGACTTCGTGGCGCAGTACCGCTACATCCTGGAGAAGGCCGGCGAGATGCTGGAGTCGGTCGGCCTGACCCTGGGCCACGCCGTCACCACCTTCGACTACTCCACCCCCGAGACCCGCGACGTCTACCGCAAGACCCACTGGGTGCGGAAGGAACTGCTGGGCCAGAACAAGAACGGCGTGTTCCCCGGCGCCGGCGGCATCCTGATGTCGGAGCTGCACGCTCCCGGCGTCATGGTCGCGATGGACGTCACCGCCTCGCGTCACGAGCTCGATGTCGTCAACCCGGGCTGGAGCCGCTACGACACCCTGACCTACGCCCCGGGCATCAAGGCCGGTCGCATGCTGTTCATGTCCGGCTTCGCCTCCCTCGACATGGAGTCGCAGAAGGCGCTGCACGACGGCGACCTGGGCAAGCAGGCCGAGGTCACCTACGGCGCGATCGTTCACCTGCTCGAGCACGAGGGCCTCACCCCGGCCGACCTGCTCGAGACCACCGAGTACTGCGTCGAGTCCTACGTGGGTGACTACAAGGCCGTCGCCGAGGTGCGCGAGCGTCTGCTCACCGCCCCGTGGCCTGCCTCCACCGGCGCCCTGTGCCACTCGCTGCTGCGTCCCGAGTTCGGCCTGGAGGTCTTCCCGACCGCTCTCTACCCCGAGGACCACCCGCGCATCACCGGCTCCGCTGCCGCGACCGAGGCCTGA
- a CDS encoding acetyl-CoA acetyltransferase, producing MTSVGSARGSKVSGVAIVGAAECDLGVTEKSILTLQTQAITRALADAGLTLADVDGIATNNVSRFSATQMADYLGIVPTWTDSTFAGGSAFEMYLARATQAIEAGQASVVVISFASNQRSARSRKMGGVHEAWIPEAQFEEPYDMLYPLSYYAMAAQSYLHRYGKTHDQLAEIALAAREWALLNPKAFRYGKGSLSVTDVTESTLVSSPLTVGDCCLVTDGGGAIVVTSLERARDLKQKPVRVLGYGERSTNTSFTAVADLSVPGARGSVQDAFSRAGITAADVDVTEVYDSFTITAALSLEALGYCGEGEALDFIAGGTIRPGGKLPFNTNGGGLSYCHPGQYGILLLVEAVRQLRGECGPRQVDGAEIAVAHGTGGILSTHATVVLGADR from the coding sequence ATGACCAGCGTTGGATCTGCACGAGGCAGTAAGGTCTCCGGAGTCGCCATCGTCGGTGCTGCCGAGTGTGACCTCGGTGTCACCGAGAAGTCGATCCTGACCCTGCAGACCCAGGCGATCACCCGCGCCCTGGCCGACGCCGGTCTCACCCTGGCCGACGTCGACGGCATCGCGACCAACAACGTCTCGCGGTTCTCCGCCACCCAGATGGCCGACTACCTGGGCATCGTGCCCACGTGGACGGACTCGACGTTCGCGGGTGGTTCGGCGTTCGAGATGTACCTGGCGCGCGCCACCCAGGCGATCGAGGCCGGTCAGGCCTCCGTCGTGGTGATCTCGTTCGCCTCGAACCAGCGTTCGGCCCGCTCGCGCAAGATGGGCGGCGTCCACGAGGCGTGGATCCCCGAGGCTCAGTTCGAGGAGCCCTACGACATGCTCTACCCGCTGTCGTACTACGCGATGGCGGCCCAGAGCTACCTGCACCGCTACGGCAAGACCCACGACCAGCTCGCCGAGATCGCTCTCGCCGCGCGGGAGTGGGCCCTGCTCAACCCCAAGGCGTTCCGCTACGGCAAGGGCTCGCTCAGCGTCACCGACGTCACCGAGTCGACCCTGGTCTCCTCGCCGTTGACGGTGGGGGACTGCTGCCTGGTCACCGACGGTGGCGGCGCGATCGTGGTCACCTCCCTGGAGCGTGCCCGCGACCTCAAGCAGAAGCCGGTCCGGGTGCTCGGCTACGGCGAGCGCTCCACCAACACCTCGTTCACCGCCGTCGCCGACCTGTCGGTCCCCGGTGCGCGTGGCTCGGTGCAGGATGCGTTCTCCCGCGCCGGCATCACCGCGGCTGACGTCGACGTCACCGAGGTGTACGACTCCTTCACCATCACCGCTGCCCTCAGCCTCGAGGCCCTGGGCTACTGCGGCGAGGGAGAGGCGCTCGACTTCATCGCCGGCGGCACCATCCGCCCCGGTGGCAAACTCCCGTTCAACACCAACGGTGGCGGCCTGTCCTACTGCCACCCCGGTCAGTACGGGATCCTGCTGCTCGTCGAGGCAGTGCGTCAGTTGCGCGGCGAGTGCGGTCCCCGTCAGGTCGACGGCGCCGAGATCGCCGTGGCCCACGGCACCGGCGGCATCCTCTCCACCCACGCCACCGTCGTCCTGGGAGCTGACCGATGA
- a CDS encoding MmgE/PrpD family protein — MIARELAAWVVGPVTVPAAVEHAALRHLLDGLGNAVAGARAGAAAPAVTVALGLGGPAEATVLGTTEKISAVAAGLANGTLVHALDFDDTHAGGLVHSTSVVLPAAFAVGEQVGATGREILDAAVVGYEVACRVAAAAPNGFHSGGLHATMVAGVFSSAAIAARLMKLDVETTVNALGLAGSQAGGLLAFLATGASTKQLHPGFASQAGIQAARLAAAGATGPDTVFDGPHGVYEALAPAALAKGIVDRSVLTRGLGSPDAADWETTRIGIKPWPTCQLAHVTMAAAQEALATAGVTAAEVAGVHAQVHPDSAAVVCATDRDLARPASGYAAKFSLPWSVAAILVDGHVGVETYTEANLKRAEISDLAARVTFDVVDPGVVAADAAGDVVLTLTDGRTVAGHLDRSPGGGSNPLSDEGLFAKFAGNVAPNEPSLAEDLAAALRALPEAADLTLVLTLAAQAASPVPAQEA; from the coding sequence ATGATCGCCCGCGAACTCGCCGCCTGGGTCGTCGGCCCGGTCACCGTTCCCGCCGCTGTCGAGCACGCCGCCCTGCGGCACCTGCTCGACGGCCTGGGCAACGCCGTGGCCGGCGCCCGGGCGGGTGCCGCCGCACCGGCCGTCACCGTCGCCCTCGGGCTCGGTGGCCCGGCCGAGGCCACCGTCCTGGGCACCACGGAGAAGATCTCCGCGGTGGCCGCCGGACTGGCCAACGGCACCCTCGTCCACGCCCTCGACTTCGACGACACCCACGCCGGGGGACTGGTGCACTCCACCTCCGTCGTGCTGCCCGCCGCCTTCGCGGTGGGTGAGCAGGTCGGCGCCACGGGTCGAGAGATCCTCGACGCCGCCGTCGTCGGCTACGAGGTCGCCTGCCGTGTCGCCGCCGCAGCCCCCAACGGATTCCACTCCGGCGGGTTGCACGCGACGATGGTGGCCGGTGTCTTCTCCTCCGCCGCGATCGCTGCGCGGTTGATGAAGCTCGACGTCGAGACGACCGTGAACGCCCTCGGGTTGGCGGGTTCGCAGGCGGGCGGCCTCCTGGCCTTCCTCGCCACCGGAGCCAGCACCAAGCAGCTCCACCCCGGGTTCGCCTCGCAGGCCGGCATCCAAGCGGCACGCCTGGCCGCGGCTGGCGCGACCGGACCCGACACCGTCTTCGACGGCCCTCACGGCGTCTACGAGGCACTCGCCCCGGCCGCCCTGGCCAAGGGCATCGTCGACCGCTCCGTCCTCACCCGCGGACTGGGCAGCCCCGACGCCGCCGACTGGGAGACCACCCGGATCGGCATCAAGCCCTGGCCCACCTGCCAGCTGGCCCACGTCACCATGGCCGCTGCCCAGGAGGCATTGGCCACCGCCGGTGTCACCGCGGCCGAGGTGGCCGGCGTGCACGCGCAGGTCCACCCCGACTCTGCCGCCGTCGTCTGCGCCACCGACCGAGACCTGGCCCGTCCGGCCTCGGGCTACGCGGCCAAGTTCTCGCTCCCGTGGAGTGTCGCCGCGATCCTCGTCGACGGTCACGTCGGCGTGGAGACCTACACCGAGGCCAACCTCAAGCGTGCCGAGATCTCCGACCTCGCCGCGCGCGTCACCTTCGACGTCGTCGACCCCGGTGTGGTCGCCGCCGACGCCGCCGGTGACGTCGTCCTCACCCTGACCGACGGCCGCACCGTCGCCGGTCACCTGGACCGCAGCCCCGGCGGCGGCTCCAACCCGCTCTCCGACGAGGGCCTCTTCGCGAAGTTCGCCGGCAACGTCGCCCCGAACGAACCGAGCTTGGCCGAGGACCTCGCCGCAGCGCTCCGCGCCCTCCCCGAGGCCGCGGACCTCACTCTCGTCCTGACGCTCGCGGCCCAGGCCGCCAGCCCCGTTCCTGCCCAGGAGGCCTGA
- a CDS encoding MaoC family dehydratase, producing MSVKPGWQGRYFEDFEVGDIYQHPLGRTVTEYDNIQFTLLTMNTNQSHFNTEYSKKSEFGKPLVVSTLTVAIAVGQSVTDLTQNAFANLGWDDIKMTHPVFAGDTLWSESVVLEKRESASRPHAGIVTVKTRTLNQNGDEVCSFKRMFYVYKAGAEQLEGIFPEGKRSILNGTFLAEG from the coding sequence GTGAGCGTGAAGCCCGGTTGGCAGGGACGTTACTTCGAGGACTTCGAGGTCGGTGACATCTACCAGCACCCGCTGGGTCGCACCGTGACGGAGTACGACAACATCCAGTTCACGCTGCTGACGATGAACACCAACCAGAGCCACTTCAACACCGAGTACTCCAAGAAGTCGGAGTTCGGGAAGCCGCTCGTCGTCTCCACCCTGACGGTCGCCATCGCCGTGGGTCAGTCGGTCACCGACCTCACCCAGAACGCGTTCGCGAACCTCGGCTGGGACGACATCAAGATGACGCACCCCGTCTTCGCCGGTGACACCCTCTGGTCGGAGTCCGTCGTGCTCGAGAAGCGTGAGTCCGCCTCGCGCCCGCACGCTGGCATCGTGACCGTCAAGACCCGCACCCTGAACCAGAACGGCGACGAGGTCTGCTCGTTCAAGCGCATGTTCTACGTCTACAAGGCGGGCGCCGAGCAGCTCGAGGGCATCTTCCCCGAGGGCAAGCGCTCCATCCTCAACGGCACCTTCCTGGCTGAGGGCTGA
- a CDS encoding FAS1-like dehydratase domain-containing protein has product MTLLTPEIAALEGTKRVYTAPEPFGGAAGRYFGLAVGDHNPLYSDPAYARAQGLADVTAPLTLLTETNQYAGLEINDEGYAGHTWDLDVPNTRQVRGGNSYTFHRRLRPTDVVTATWSIDKVTSKVNKAGAEMLLINSSATYTNQDGELLAENAETIIFVELTPSKPKEDQA; this is encoded by the coding sequence ATGACCCTGCTCACCCCCGAGATCGCCGCCCTGGAGGGCACGAAGCGCGTCTACACCGCGCCCGAGCCCTTCGGCGGTGCCGCGGGCCGCTACTTCGGCCTTGCCGTCGGCGACCACAACCCGCTCTACTCCGACCCGGCCTACGCCCGTGCCCAGGGCCTGGCCGACGTCACCGCGCCGCTGACGCTGCTGACCGAGACCAACCAGTACGCCGGTCTCGAGATCAACGACGAGGGCTACGCCGGACACACCTGGGACCTCGACGTCCCGAACACGCGTCAGGTCCGGGGTGGCAACTCCTACACCTTCCACCGTCGTCTGCGTCCCACCGACGTCGTGACGGCGACCTGGTCGATCGACAAGGTCACCTCGAAGGTCAACAAGGCCGGTGCGGAGATGCTGCTGATCAACTCCAGCGCCACCTACACCAACCAGGACGGTGAACTCCTGGCGGAGAACGCCGAGACGATCATCTTCGTCGAACTGACCCCGTCGAAGCCGAAGGAGGACCAGGCATGA
- a CDS encoding Zn-ribbon domain-containing OB-fold protein — protein sequence MTAADTALNWVPGTVPPADEVSAPFWDATREHTYTVQSCTSCEHVQYPPKALCTGCGSMDHLTQVPSAGAGTVDTFTVIHRGPRPELVVPYTVARVRLAEGPIVLTRLEPAVPGESGWAIGDRVSLDWVDLPDGRALPYHRQA from the coding sequence ATGACTGCTGCTGACACTGCCCTGAACTGGGTCCCCGGCACCGTTCCGCCTGCTGACGAGGTCTCCGCCCCGTTCTGGGACGCCACCCGCGAGCACACCTACACCGTGCAGAGCTGCACGTCGTGCGAGCACGTGCAGTACCCGCCGAAGGCGCTCTGCACCGGCTGCGGCTCGATGGACCACCTCACCCAGGTGCCCTCCGCCGGTGCCGGGACCGTCGACACCTTCACGGTGATCCACCGTGGTCCGCGTCCCGAACTCGTGGTGCCCTACACGGTCGCCCGTGTCCGGCTCGCCGAGGGCCCGATCGTGCTCACCCGCCTCGAACCGGCCGTGCCGGGGGAGTCGGGCTGGGCGATCGGCGACCGCGTCTCCCTCGACTGGGTGGACCTGCCCGACGGTCGCGCCCTCCCGTACCACCGCCAGGCCTGA